One window from the genome of Gimesia aquarii encodes:
- a CDS encoding SRPBCC family protein, whose translation MTQTTITRTIDAPLEDVFNTVADISQFSEAIPHIIKVEFLTESKTGVGTRFRETRVMKGKEVATELEVTEYAENDRVRMVADSHGTVWDSLFTVRSENGKTNLTLIMEARAYKFLPRLMNPLIKGMVAKAVGMDMDMVKAHCENQQK comes from the coding sequence ATGACTCAAACGACCATAACGCGAACCATTGACGCACCATTGGAAGACGTTTTCAATACCGTTGCTGACATCAGTCAGTTTTCTGAAGCGATTCCGCATATCATCAAGGTTGAGTTTCTGACAGAATCCAAGACTGGTGTTGGAACTCGCTTTCGTGAAACGCGGGTCATGAAAGGCAAAGAAGTAGCGACCGAATTAGAAGTCACCGAGTACGCCGAAAATGATCGTGTGCGGATGGTGGCGGACAGTCATGGGACTGTGTGGGATTCGCTTTTTACAGTCAGGTCAGAAAATGGAAAAACGAACCTAACTCTGATCATGGAGGCCAGGGCGTACAAGTTCCTGCCACGGTTGATGAACCCACTTATCAAAGGCATGGTTGCGAAAGCTGTGGGGATGGATATGGATATGGTCAAAGCGCACTGTGAAAATCAACAAAAATAA
- a CDS encoding tetratricopeptide repeat protein has translation MRNRSLIAMIMMLVFVGLSSSVFAKDAISLALQGGKLTAKEAAALEKQVQENPSDVDSRTQLLGYYSVKKYLNPAAREANQKHVLWLIKNAPESKILATPYGQLNAILNPLAYRQGKKAWEVQIEKEPQKLKLLQSSANYFLQHDRELAKKLLQKAQALDPKNQKWPAALGQLYYLDMITNSYKAKHEAERESAERALKQYETAYKLSSSREQDAILQYLAKVALAVQETAKAKKYAEKMLTQNESGWNHGNNLHHGNIILGKIALASGNVAEAKQRLLNAGNTPGSPQLNSFGPDMTLAKELIQKGEQDAVLEYLTLCSKFWTLGKDKLKQWSEIVKKGQAPSAWRSIQP, from the coding sequence GTGAGAAATCGATCACTGATAGCCATGATTATGATGCTGGTTTTTGTCGGTCTGTCTTCTTCGGTATTTGCAAAGGATGCCATCAGCCTTGCGCTACAGGGTGGTAAATTGACAGCAAAAGAAGCAGCAGCCCTTGAAAAACAAGTCCAAGAGAATCCGAGCGATGTTGACTCACGCACACAGCTTCTCGGTTACTACTCAGTCAAAAAATATCTCAACCCTGCTGCACGCGAAGCAAATCAAAAGCATGTTTTGTGGCTTATCAAGAATGCACCCGAATCTAAAATTCTTGCTACTCCTTACGGACAACTCAATGCAATATTAAACCCATTGGCTTATCGTCAAGGTAAGAAAGCTTGGGAAGTTCAAATCGAAAAGGAGCCCCAAAAACTGAAGCTGCTTCAGAGCTCAGCTAATTATTTCCTGCAGCATGATCGAGAGCTGGCAAAAAAATTGTTGCAAAAAGCACAAGCCCTTGATCCCAAGAATCAGAAATGGCCTGCGGCGCTGGGACAACTATACTACCTCGATATGATTACCAACTCGTATAAGGCAAAACACGAAGCGGAACGCGAATCAGCAGAGAGAGCGCTGAAACAGTATGAAACTGCGTACAAACTATCATCGAGTCGTGAGCAGGATGCGATTCTCCAATATCTTGCTAAGGTTGCTTTGGCTGTTCAGGAAACGGCCAAAGCCAAAAAGTATGCTGAAAAAATGCTGACACAGAATGAGTCCGGATGGAACCATGGAAATAATCTCCATCACGGAAACATTATTCTCGGAAAGATCGCACTCGCATCAGGCAACGTTGCAGAAGCAAAACAACGTTTGCTCAACGCTGGAAATACCCCTGGATCACCCCAACTGAATTCATTCGGCCCTGATATGACACTGGCAAAAGAATTAATTCAGAAAGGCGAACAAGATGCCGTTCTCGAATATCTCACGTTGTGCTCCAAATTCTGGACACTGGGAAAAGACAAATTAAAGCAATGGTCAGAGATTGTTAAAAAAGGCCAGGCGCCCAGTGCCTGGCGTTCAATTCAACCATAG
- the rpsU gene encoding 30S ribosomal protein S21, giving the protein MVKLRLRENESIQEAVKRFRKIVEHAGIKKEMRRREYYEKPSDENRRNRRRAERRARLSRLQNNQ; this is encoded by the coding sequence GTGGTTAAGCTTCGGTTACGAGAAAACGAATCAATTCAGGAGGCAGTAAAACGGTTCCGTAAGATTGTTGAACACGCTGGTATCAAAAAAGAAATGCGACGTCGAGAATACTACGAAAAGCCGAGCGATGAAAACCGAAGAAACAGACGACGTGCAGAACGCCGCGCACGATTGTCCCGCTTGCAGAACAATCAGTAA
- the thyX gene encoding FAD-dependent thymidylate synthase gives MTERSDLVEELRWKKIPVLNDGFVCLVDVMGDDSSIVQAARVSYGEGTKRVSDDRTLIRYLMRHRHSTPFEMAELKFLVRVPMDCWRQWIRHRTANVNEYSTRYSVAIDSAQTTLPGEWRAQATNNRQGSDAPLPDEIGIKLTAEETEFQQNARAVYEARLEAGVAREQARKDLPLATYTEAYWKIDLHNLIHFLSLRMDSHAQWEIQEYSRAIGEQIVKPLFPVVWEAFEDYRQGAMFLTRLDKGVLERLMASAAEKSMAPPFSEEEFLAAQDETWKSLKRSRERDECQSKLQRLGILRVE, from the coding sequence ATGACGGAGCGGTCTGATCTCGTTGAAGAATTGCGCTGGAAAAAAATTCCCGTGCTCAATGACGGGTTTGTGTGTCTGGTAGATGTGATGGGTGATGACAGTTCGATTGTTCAGGCAGCCCGTGTCAGCTATGGAGAGGGAACCAAGCGCGTATCAGATGACCGAACTTTGATCCGTTATTTAATGCGACATCGACACAGTACCCCGTTTGAAATGGCGGAACTCAAGTTTCTGGTGCGGGTGCCCATGGATTGCTGGCGACAATGGATTCGTCACCGTACCGCAAATGTCAATGAATACAGCACCCGTTATTCCGTGGCCATCGACTCTGCACAAACAACGCTTCCCGGCGAATGGCGCGCCCAGGCCACTAACAATCGGCAGGGCAGTGATGCCCCGCTGCCAGATGAAATTGGTATCAAACTGACCGCAGAAGAAACCGAATTTCAACAGAATGCCCGTGCTGTTTATGAAGCCCGCCTGGAAGCTGGAGTGGCACGAGAGCAGGCCCGCAAAGATTTGCCATTGGCCACGTATACCGAGGCTTACTGGAAAATTGATTTACATAACCTGATTCATTTTCTCAGTTTGCGAATGGACTCACATGCCCAGTGGGAGATTCAGGAATATTCCCGCGCCATTGGCGAACAGATTGTCAAACCGCTGTTTCCAGTGGTCTGGGAAGCCTTTGAAGATTACCGACAGGGAGCCATGTTCCTGACCCGTCTGGATAAAGGTGTGTTGGAACGTTTGATGGCCTCTGCGGCTGAGAAATCGATGGCACCCCCCTTTTCCGAAGAAGAGTTCCTCGCTGCACAGGACGAAACCTGGAAATCACTCAAACGAAGTCGTGAACGGGATGAATGTCAGTCAAAATTGCAACGATTAGGGATTTTAAGGGTCGAATAG
- a CDS encoding Gfo/Idh/MocA family protein, which yields MQDLKVGIIGAGGIAAKMHLPELQTVDDCEVVMLAGRKQSRLDVLCRKFNVPRSTQNYQEVIDDDNINAVAIALPHPLHVEWGIKAIKAGKHVYMQKPLSTSMDEADAFVEETEHHNQTVLALPYMSNPHVLATRDYIHDEKLGTISSAQARSSHGGPEVYYAGIQEILEEKPTDDLWFFDADQADVGALFDMGVYAIANLVGVVGSVKSITAKLKTVAKPTRLEDTASMILEFENGALGTAQTGWCDAARTYEFSVHGTAGKIVSSRQAESLQYFYPSSNVDEDAPLIEETIDLSRYPHQNSHQHWATCIRQAIQPPLSNAATARHVTEILLAALKSSRENRTVDITSRLSML from the coding sequence ATGCAGGATTTGAAAGTGGGGATTATCGGTGCAGGGGGCATCGCAGCCAAGATGCATCTCCCTGAACTCCAGACGGTGGATGATTGTGAAGTTGTGATGTTAGCCGGCCGCAAACAATCGCGGCTGGATGTGCTCTGTCGAAAGTTCAACGTTCCACGTTCGACTCAGAACTATCAGGAGGTCATCGATGATGACAACATCAATGCGGTTGCCATTGCGTTACCTCATCCGCTGCATGTGGAATGGGGAATCAAAGCCATCAAGGCGGGCAAACATGTCTACATGCAAAAACCGCTGAGCACATCAATGGACGAAGCTGATGCCTTTGTGGAAGAGACGGAACATCATAACCAGACCGTGCTCGCGCTGCCGTATATGTCAAATCCGCATGTGCTGGCAACCCGCGATTATATTCACGATGAGAAACTGGGAACCATCTCTTCGGCACAGGCACGTTCGAGCCATGGAGGGCCTGAAGTCTACTACGCGGGCATTCAGGAAATTCTCGAAGAGAAACCCACGGATGACCTCTGGTTTTTCGACGCCGATCAAGCAGACGTCGGCGCTCTGTTTGATATGGGTGTGTACGCGATCGCGAATCTGGTCGGCGTGGTGGGGTCTGTGAAATCGATTACCGCTAAGCTCAAAACAGTGGCCAAGCCCACGCGTCTGGAAGATACCGCGTCCATGATTCTGGAGTTTGAAAATGGCGCGCTGGGCACAGCACAGACTGGTTGGTGTGATGCCGCACGCACATATGAATTTTCCGTGCATGGGACAGCCGGCAAAATCGTAAGCAGCCGACAGGCGGAATCTTTGCAGTATTTTTATCCCAGTTCCAATGTGGATGAAGACGCTCCCCTCATCGAAGAGACCATCGATTTGTCCCGCTATCCTCATCAGAATTCACACCAGCATTGGGCGACCTGTATTCGGCAGGCAATTCAACCTCCCCTGTCCAATGCCGCAACCGCCAGGCATGTCACCGAAATTTTACTGGCGGCTCTGAAATCCTCACGTGAAAACCGGACAGTGGACATTACGTCCCGACTCTCCATGCTTTGA
- a CDS encoding Gfo/Idh/MocA family protein, which produces MSLQSSFLKLTLMALVYLGFCNLSFAEEPKTLRIGIIGLDTSHSSSFSKILNHPQPEFKEFQACKVVAAYPNGSREIKESLESVAKITELVKQQGVEIVPTIEELLSKVDAVLLESNDGRVHLEQAIPVLKAGKPLFVDKPIAGDLADVIAIFEAARHFKTPVFSSSSLRYTDGAKEIRSGKIGEIIGCDAYSPCPVETTHPDFYWYGIHGVETMYAIMGPGCETVIRVNTPETDLAVGTWKEGKIGTFRGRRKANNGYQGGYGGTAFGTKGVAQIGSFSGYEPLLVEVVKFFRTGKPPVSNAESTEIYTFMTAADLSKAKGGVPVKLQDVYSTTLKAAKQRLAKYLD; this is translated from the coding sequence ATGAGCTTACAGTCTAGCTTTTTGAAATTGACTTTGATGGCATTAGTCTATCTGGGGTTTTGTAATCTCAGTTTTGCTGAAGAACCAAAAACGCTCCGAATTGGAATCATTGGTCTGGATACTTCGCATTCCAGTAGTTTCTCAAAAATTTTGAATCATCCCCAACCGGAATTCAAAGAGTTTCAAGCCTGCAAAGTAGTTGCCGCTTATCCCAACGGCAGTCGCGAGATCAAAGAGAGCCTGGAAAGTGTTGCTAAAATAACGGAACTGGTCAAGCAGCAGGGAGTCGAAATTGTTCCTACGATTGAGGAGTTACTTTCCAAAGTCGATGCCGTCCTGTTAGAAAGCAACGATGGTCGCGTGCACCTGGAGCAGGCCATTCCTGTGTTAAAAGCTGGTAAACCGCTGTTTGTTGATAAACCCATTGCCGGAGATCTGGCTGATGTGATTGCGATCTTTGAAGCGGCCAGGCATTTTAAAACTCCCGTTTTCAGTTCTTCTTCATTGCGTTATACCGATGGTGCTAAAGAAATTCGTAGCGGTAAGATTGGTGAAATCATCGGCTGTGATGCCTACAGCCCCTGCCCTGTGGAAACGACACATCCCGATTTCTATTGGTACGGAATTCATGGCGTGGAAACGATGTATGCGATTATGGGCCCCGGTTGTGAGACGGTCATCCGCGTGAATACGCCTGAGACAGACCTTGCTGTGGGAACTTGGAAAGAGGGGAAGATTGGTACGTTTCGAGGACGTCGCAAAGCGAATAATGGCTATCAAGGTGGTTATGGTGGAACTGCCTTTGGAACGAAAGGCGTGGCACAGATTGGCAGCTTCAGTGGCTACGAACCATTGCTGGTGGAAGTGGTAAAGTTTTTCCGTACCGGCAAACCTCCGGTATCGAATGCAGAATCCACAGAAATTTATACTTTTATGACGGCCGCTGATCTCAGTAAAGCCAAAGGCGGAGTTCCTGTCAAATTACAGGATGTTTACTCAACGACGTTGAAAGCAGCCAAACAACGACTTGCCAAATATCTGGATTAG
- a CDS encoding ArsR/SmtB family transcription factor produces the protein MAMKSANPTYDVYTAIADPTRRALLLRLSHEGERNVSELLEPFSISQPAVSKHLRILREAGLVRSRKKGRVRLYAVEASKLQEVHDWVSHFEKYWDDKLGALGEYLDKQKNSKRKT, from the coding sequence ATGGCTATGAAATCAGCCAATCCAACCTATGACGTCTATACCGCAATTGCTGATCCGACGCGTCGCGCTCTGTTGCTGCGATTGTCACACGAAGGTGAAAGAAACGTTAGTGAGTTGTTGGAACCGTTTTCGATAAGTCAGCCAGCAGTCTCGAAGCATCTGAGGATCCTCCGCGAAGCCGGACTGGTTCGCAGTCGGAAAAAGGGTCGAGTGCGGCTTTATGCAGTTGAAGCGAGTAAATTACAGGAAGTACATGACTGGGTGTCACACTTCGAGAAATACTGGGACGACAAACTCGGCGCCTTGGGAGAGTATCTCGACAAGCAGAAAAATTCAAAGCGGAAGACCTGA
- a CDS encoding SRPBCC family protein: protein MVARRPITIRKERFYPHPPEDVWAAITDSHALAEWLEPNDHQPIVGHKFQFRCDPGLCGSGVTECEVLEAEPPVRLVWSWVHVPKDPNRPRPKPMIISWTLSPKDGGTMLILEHSGAENIDWLTRNMMRVGWGFMMKKMIARVLSRVQEGTFTPGAIPLEKRYYTCKTIPEKYIR from the coding sequence ATGGTTGCACGACGGCCTATTACGATTCGCAAGGAACGGTTTTATCCACATCCGCCAGAGGATGTTTGGGCTGCAATCACTGATTCGCATGCGCTCGCAGAGTGGCTGGAGCCGAACGATCATCAGCCGATCGTGGGGCACAAGTTTCAGTTTCGATGTGACCCCGGACTTTGTGGATCGGGAGTCACGGAATGTGAGGTGTTGGAAGCAGAGCCTCCTGTACGACTCGTCTGGAGCTGGGTTCATGTCCCCAAAGATCCGAACCGTCCACGGCCCAAGCCAATGATAATTTCCTGGACGCTATCGCCAAAGGACGGTGGGACAATGCTGATTCTTGAGCATAGTGGCGCCGAAAATATCGACTGGCTGACTCGAAACATGATGCGAGTTGGCTGGGGGTTCATGATGAAGAAGATGATCGCACGTGTTCTGTCTCGTGTCCAAGAAGGCACGTTCACGCCCGGCGCGATTCCGTTGGAAAAACGTTACTACACCTGTAAGACAATACCAGAGAAGTACATTCGCTAG
- a CDS encoding hybrid sensor histidine kinase/response regulator, with the protein MNNQATKILIVDDSDVVRRILSSALTKDGYELHTAFDGEDGSNKVREINPDIVLLDVEMPVLDGFSVLKEIRANYSAEQVSVIMVTSHSDGKGIARAFEEGAFDYIPKPATESEIKARVRNAIRALELLREQKTLRREAEAANQSKSAFLANMSHEIRTPMTAILGYTELLELEAKTNQMPELFMDSLDTIKRNGGHLMELINDILDLSKIEAGKLDIESITCSPQKIIEEVMELVQVRAEAKGLKLEANYKFPLPVKINSDPTRIRQILINLIGNAIKFTEVGTIRLETELLDNPGEEPRIQFSVIDQGIGMTESQLSNLFRPFTQADSSTTRKYGGTGLGLTICKRLAEMLGGDILVSSEYNKGSKFSAAIRTGSLENVELIQQLQKLDEQANQEEELTQCAFPRFNESTLQGRKVLLAEDGPDNQKLIAFILKKAGAEVTVAENGEVARQKAVEAMESGVHYDVILMDMQMPILDGYEATRQIREHGYPGPIISLTANAMEGDREKCIEAGCNDHLTKPIDRNKLIGTVNLICRAEAVTS; encoded by the coding sequence ATGAACAATCAAGCTACCAAAATATTGATCGTTGATGACTCCGATGTGGTGAGACGCATTCTTTCGAGTGCATTGACGAAAGATGGATATGAATTACATACCGCCTTTGATGGTGAAGATGGCAGCAACAAAGTTCGCGAAATCAATCCCGACATCGTATTATTAGATGTTGAAATGCCGGTCTTAGATGGCTTTTCCGTTTTAAAGGAAATTCGTGCGAACTACAGCGCCGAGCAAGTATCCGTGATCATGGTTACTTCGCACAGCGATGGCAAAGGGATTGCCCGTGCTTTTGAAGAAGGTGCTTTTGATTACATTCCCAAGCCTGCAACCGAATCGGAGATTAAGGCCCGCGTGAGAAATGCGATTCGCGCTTTGGAATTACTCCGTGAACAAAAAACATTAAGAAGAGAAGCTGAAGCAGCCAATCAGTCTAAGAGCGCATTCCTGGCAAACATGAGCCATGAAATCCGTACTCCCATGACAGCCATTTTGGGATACACCGAATTGCTGGAGCTGGAAGCGAAAACGAATCAAATGCCTGAGTTGTTTATGGACTCGCTGGATACCATCAAACGTAATGGTGGACACCTGATGGAGTTGATCAACGACATCCTGGACTTGTCAAAGATCGAAGCCGGTAAACTTGATATCGAATCGATTACCTGTTCTCCTCAGAAAATTATCGAGGAAGTGATGGAACTGGTTCAGGTCAGAGCCGAGGCGAAAGGCTTGAAACTGGAAGCGAATTATAAGTTCCCACTACCTGTCAAAATCAATTCAGACCCCACAAGAATCAGACAGATTCTGATTAACCTCATTGGAAACGCGATCAAGTTTACGGAAGTCGGAACGATTCGTCTTGAGACAGAACTACTGGACAATCCCGGAGAGGAACCACGGATTCAGTTTTCTGTGATTGACCAGGGAATTGGAATGACTGAGTCTCAGTTGTCGAATTTATTCCGCCCATTTACTCAAGCCGATTCTTCAACAACACGAAAATACGGTGGAACAGGGCTGGGACTCACGATCTGCAAACGATTGGCAGAAATGTTGGGTGGAGATATTTTAGTCTCGAGTGAGTATAACAAAGGCTCGAAATTTAGTGCCGCGATTCGGACGGGAAGTTTAGAGAATGTGGAACTCATCCAACAACTTCAGAAACTTGATGAACAAGCAAACCAGGAAGAGGAACTCACTCAGTGCGCTTTTCCTCGTTTCAATGAATCGACGCTTCAGGGTAGAAAAGTGTTATTGGCTGAAGATGGCCCTGACAATCAAAAACTGATTGCCTTCATATTGAAGAAAGCGGGGGCGGAAGTCACTGTTGCTGAAAATGGAGAAGTCGCACGACAGAAAGCTGTGGAAGCAATGGAAAGCGGCGTCCATTACGATGTCATTCTGATGGATATGCAAATGCCGATTTTGGACGGTTACGAAGCCACCCGACAAATTCGCGAGCATGGCTATCCCGGGCCCATCATTTCATTGACTGCCAATGCGATGGAGGGAGACCGCGAAAAGTGCATCGAGGCAGGTTGTAACGACCACCTGACCAAACCAATTGATCGCAATAAATTGATTGGTACCGTGAATCTCATCTGTCGTGCTGAAGCTGTGACTTCATGA
- a CDS encoding leucine-rich repeat domain-containing protein, translated as MNSDGKPDSVRLTKMNRRVLIRRGLIAALVLICTASAYSFFLVFQFHRRIATFQKHNAGLLVNYENDHGNTSVGIYGSAPGPFFIPAPLLRYHRSLYSIYLRDQPNTNTEEMDELFRLFHYFSKLEELHLEGILINQDRAISISSLSNLKRLKLQRCQIEKSCLVTLLKTKELKGLSLEDSTFPEVELELLKQMPNNESLQALNLANCHITDRTATVLSQCRNLEFLDLSGTQITDLGLKQLARLPQLRILILDHTDVTDAGVAYLSSTPNLIELSLSNTEVSDESLETLKRDIPALRVSDD; from the coding sequence ATGAATTCTGATGGGAAACCTGATTCTGTTCGTCTAACTAAAATGAACAGGCGGGTTCTCATCCGCCGTGGTTTGATTGCTGCTTTGGTCCTGATCTGCACAGCCAGTGCATATTCATTTTTCCTGGTATTTCAATTTCATAGACGCATCGCCACCTTTCAAAAACATAATGCGGGTCTGCTGGTAAATTATGAGAACGATCATGGAAACACGTCTGTAGGAATTTATGGATCGGCACCAGGGCCCTTCTTTATTCCTGCTCCTTTATTACGATACCATCGCTCTCTGTATTCCATTTATTTACGCGATCAGCCCAATACTAACACTGAGGAGATGGACGAACTATTTCGTTTGTTTCACTATTTCTCCAAACTGGAAGAATTGCATTTAGAGGGAATTCTGATCAATCAGGATAGAGCGATCTCGATTTCGAGTCTCTCGAATTTAAAGAGACTTAAACTACAAAGATGCCAGATTGAGAAATCATGTCTGGTCACTTTATTGAAGACCAAAGAACTAAAGGGACTCAGTTTAGAGGATTCTACATTTCCGGAAGTAGAGCTGGAACTATTGAAGCAGATGCCAAATAATGAGTCGTTACAAGCATTGAATTTGGCTAATTGTCATATCACAGATCGCACTGCAACCGTTCTTTCCCAATGTCGAAATCTAGAATTCCTGGATCTGTCTGGAACGCAAATCACCGATCTGGGATTGAAACAACTCGCTCGACTCCCTCAGCTTCGAATTTTGATTCTGGACCACACGGATGTGACCGACGCGGGAGTTGCTTACCTGTCATCCACACCAAATTTGATTGAATTAAGCCTTAGTAATACGGAGGTTTCTGACGAATCACTGGAGACTTTAAAGAGGGATATCCCTGCCCTGAGAGTCTCTGATGACTGA
- a CDS encoding SDR family NAD(P)-dependent oxidoreductase → MLPGIKLFDLSGRAAIITGGSKGLGSAMAEGLASAGADLLLISRNQEEVEATAARIQSDYGNRAIGMQADVTNADQVAAMTDRAMTEFGKIDILINNAGINTRGPIDGLTLEEFQEVQNVNVTGPWLCTKAVVPHMKQAKYGRIVNLASTLGLVGMANRTPYTSSKGAVVQMTRALGIELCEFGITCNAICPGPFLTPMNEPFAETEEIKKFIVGAVAMNRWARMEEIQGAAIFLSSDASSYMTGSMVTVDGGWTAR, encoded by the coding sequence ATGCTACCCGGAATCAAACTGTTCGATTTATCTGGTCGTGCTGCCATTATTACCGGAGGTTCTAAAGGCTTGGGTTCCGCGATGGCGGAAGGCTTAGCCTCTGCCGGTGCTGATTTGCTTTTAATCAGTCGAAACCAAGAGGAAGTAGAAGCGACAGCGGCTCGCATTCAGAGCGATTATGGAAATCGAGCCATTGGTATGCAAGCCGATGTCACAAACGCTGACCAGGTCGCCGCGATGACGGACCGCGCCATGACCGAATTTGGGAAGATCGATATTCTGATCAATAATGCGGGGATTAACACACGCGGTCCGATTGATGGTTTGACATTGGAAGAATTTCAGGAAGTACAAAACGTCAATGTGACTGGCCCCTGGTTGTGTACCAAAGCCGTGGTTCCTCATATGAAACAGGCGAAGTACGGTCGGATCGTCAATTTAGCCAGCACCCTGGGATTGGTGGGGATGGCCAATCGCACTCCTTACACTTCCAGTAAAGGAGCCGTGGTGCAGATGACGCGGGCACTTGGAATCGAACTGTGTGAATTTGGTATTACCTGCAATGCCATCTGCCCGGGACCGTTTCTCACACCGATGAACGAACCCTTTGCAGAAACGGAAGAGATCAAGAAATTCATCGTAGGCGCCGTGGCGATGAATCGCTGGGCGCGCATGGAAGAAATTCAGGGTGCTGCAATTTTCCTTTCCAGCGATGCATCGAGCTATATGACGGGCAGTATGGTCACCGTCGATGGTGGATGGACGGCACGTTAA
- the nadB gene encoding L-aspartate oxidase produces the protein MDPIPIEPGQRYLTRINPKRIPHIFTDVLIIGGGIAGSRAALEIDPRLETIIVNKGKVTQSNSAYAQGGIAGVLDPLDNVTNHIEDTLAAGKDLCDRSLVEHVCHEAPQHIRELIEIGADFDTRDGKIALTKEGGHSHRRVAHALGDATGKEIMRALISAVHSRPSVQTWTKTPTIDLVTEEGKCRGAIIWNRYHGKTLIWAKQVILATGGAGCLFRESTNPPLATGDGHALAFRAGALLQDMEFMQFHPTVLYIAGGARYLVSEAVRGEGAYLRDCNGVRFMSEYHADLELAHRDIVSRAITDRMQKTDHSCVYLDLTHLKKSLIQERFPNINHVCASFGLDLSKDQIPVRPGAHYMIGGVKTDLQARTSVPHLWAAGEVTSTGLHGSNRLASNSLLEGLIFGAAAGKGASEAALNQPDQYSASLLSDWESEKGSDEDLNSKDLRNSLASLMWRDVGITRSAGTLQNAKDKVDFWSRYVVNREFKNLSGWELQNMLLVSQLMISSAIERKESRGVHYRSDFPQTDPAFQKHISVISTH, from the coding sequence TTGGATCCGATCCCTATTGAACCTGGTCAACGCTATCTAACCCGCATCAATCCAAAGCGCATTCCACATATTTTCACCGATGTCTTGATCATAGGTGGTGGTATTGCCGGTTCTCGCGCCGCATTAGAGATCGATCCACGTCTGGAAACGATTATCGTTAACAAAGGGAAAGTGACTCAGTCCAACAGCGCTTATGCACAAGGTGGTATCGCAGGCGTGCTGGACCCCCTGGACAATGTCACAAATCATATCGAAGACACATTAGCCGCGGGAAAGGACCTTTGTGATCGAAGTCTGGTCGAGCATGTCTGCCACGAAGCCCCTCAGCATATCCGGGAACTGATCGAGATCGGAGCCGACTTCGATACCCGGGACGGAAAAATTGCTTTAACCAAGGAAGGGGGGCACAGTCATCGTCGTGTGGCGCATGCTTTGGGCGATGCGACGGGAAAAGAAATCATGCGCGCCTTGATCTCTGCTGTGCATAGCCGTCCCTCCGTCCAAACCTGGACGAAGACCCCTACCATCGATCTTGTCACGGAAGAAGGAAAGTGCCGTGGTGCCATTATCTGGAATCGCTATCATGGGAAAACTCTGATCTGGGCAAAACAGGTTATTCTGGCGACAGGTGGTGCGGGCTGTTTATTTCGCGAGTCAACCAATCCACCACTGGCAACCGGCGATGGACATGCTTTGGCATTTCGTGCGGGCGCCTTGCTACAGGATATGGAATTCATGCAGTTTCATCCAACGGTGCTCTATATTGCCGGCGGTGCACGGTATCTCGTCTCAGAGGCAGTGCGAGGTGAAGGCGCCTATTTGCGAGACTGCAATGGTGTGCGGTTCATGTCGGAATATCATGCCGATCTGGAGCTAGCGCATCGAGATATCGTCAGTCGCGCCATTACAGACAGAATGCAAAAAACAGATCATTCGTGCGTTTATCTGGATTTAACCCATCTGAAAAAATCACTGATTCAGGAACGCTTTCCCAACATCAATCATGTGTGTGCGAGCTTTGGGCTTGATTTATCAAAAGATCAAATCCCCGTTCGCCCTGGTGCGCATTATATGATTGGAGGTGTGAAGACCGATCTGCAAGCACGGACTTCGGTGCCTCACCTCTGGGCCGCGGGTGAAGTCACTTCGACAGGTTTACACGGCAGCAATCGATTGGCTTCGAATAGCTTGCTGGAAGGTTTAATCTTTGGGGCGGCCGCGGGAAAAGGCGCGTCCGAAGCAGCATTGAACCAGCCCGATCAATATTCTGCCTCACTCTTGTCAGATTGGGAGAGTGAAAAAGGTTCGGACGAAGATTTAAACAGTAAGGACCTCAGAAATTCACTAGCCAGCTTAATGTGGCGCGATGTAGGGATCACACGCAGTGCAGGTACCTTGCAAAATGCCAAAGACAAAGTTGATTTCTGGAGTCGTTATGTTGTCAATCGTGAATTCAAAAATTTGAGTGGCTGGGAATTACAGAACATGTTGCTGGTATCGCAGCTCATGATTTCTTCTGCCATTGAACGTAAAGAAAGTCGCGGCGTGCATTATCGTAGCGATTTCCCTCAAACCGATCCCGCATTTCAAAAACATATATCAGTGATCTCAACGCACTGA